A region from the Triticum aestivum cultivar Chinese Spring chromosome 3D, IWGSC CS RefSeq v2.1, whole genome shotgun sequence genome encodes:
- the LOC123076358 gene encoding uncharacterized protein: MASYRFVVQQISRHFDGCEFIHVPRANNEEVDALARIGSTRQAILVGFSLECLRKPSIQPPPESESIFMPADPGVAGSGLGTSVACPGNSAGGSGAATPKPGPRIPEPDPGTSTMQQGADGSNPLPPNPATPTPVAVTTVVEAPSWAQPILNFLVSRELPADEVLSRQVQHQAAVYTIINRELVRRSTTSVFQRCVEPEKGIAILRGIHQGECGHHAASRALVAKAFRHGFFWPTALDDAKELVRKYKGCQRFSTKQHLPASALKTIPITWPFAVWG; this comes from the coding sequence ATGGCCAGTTACCGCTTCGTCGTCCAGCAGATCAGCAGAcactttgacgggtgcgagttcatccacgtgccacgggccaacAACGAAGAAGTCGACGCCCTGGCACGGATTGGCTCTACCCGGCAGGCCATTCTAGTCGGCTTCTCCCTCGAGTGCTTGCGTAAGCCGTCTATCCAACCTCCACCAGAATCAGAATCCATCTTCATGCCAGCTGACCCTGGAGTAGCCGGATCCGGCTTGGGGACTTCAGTAGCCTGCCCGGGGAATTCTGCAGGCGGCTCGGGGGCTGCAACACCCAAACCCGGCCCGAGGATTCCAGAACCCGACCCGGGGACTTCCACGATGCAACAAGGAGCAGACGGCTCCAACCCGCTGCCTCCCAACCCGGCCACCCCAACGCCGGTTGCTGTCACGACAGTGGTGGAAGCCCCGtcttgggcgcagcccatcctcaactttctggtgagtCGCGAGCTCCCAGCCGACGAGGTCTTGTCCCGGCAGGTGCAACACCAGGCGGCTGTGTACACGAtcatcaacagagagctcgtcaggcgtagcacaactagtgtcttccagcgctgcgtcgagccggaGAAGGGCATTGCTATCCTCCGAGGCATCCATCAAGGTGAATGTGGTCACCATGCCGCCTCCAGAGCCctcgttgccaaagctttccgccatggtttcttctggccgactgctctggatgacgccaaggagttggtCCGGAAATACAAGGGGTGCCAGCGTTTCAgcaccaagcaacacctgccggcttcagcactcaagaccattcccatcacctggccatttgccgtatgggga